A window of Elusimicrobiota bacterium contains these coding sequences:
- the polA gene encoding DNA polymerase I, with the protein MTSPARQTLCLIDAHGYLHRAYHALSRMGRPMTNSRGEPTGALFGFAKLLIKILRENRPDRVAVCFDAPGPTFRHRAYAEYKAHRKEIEPDLKFQLPLAQDLVRAWGLPMVVKPGYEADDLIATLAARGVRDGFDVLVVTGDKDALQLVDDRVSVLNEAKNIVYTPAEVEKKYGLRPDQLVDYFALTGDASDNVPGVPGVGEKTATKLLQEFATLEAIYRQPDRVPEKVRQKLLDHRNDAEMSRRLVVLDREAPIDDKPADCRPPEGSRPALMDFLRRYEFNSLLVELGGGPRPTPAVRPSGTRTDGVSAAVELPARPAPAAAAPPVERRVRTVLTPADLKDLAADIGGADQLAVDVETTGLDPFACALVGIALSTRPGEAWYVPVGHRLLGEPPSWPLDKIRPVLGPPLADPKIPKVGQNLKFDGHVLERHGLPLAGVAFDTLVASYCLNPSRPNHGLKTLALDLLGESMTPIENLIGSGVKALTMDQVPIERAAAYAGADAEVTLRLKALMEKDLRDQKMERLFYDVEMPLVGILADMETAGLGLNVPYLQKLSREFGDALSGLEKEIHGLAGETFNVNSPKQLAVVLFEKLKLPVVRKTKTGYSTDEEVLRKLSDRHPLPARMVAYRELAKLKSTYVDGLLELVDPKTHRVHTRLNQAVAATGRLSSSDPNLQNIPIRTEEGRKIRRAFVPAEGNLFLSADYSQIDLRVLAHMSGDPALVRAFRRGEDIHAATARDIFDLGADAPVTDEQRRVAKSVNFGIVYGQTPFGLSQQLGLPLPQAQDYIRRYLEKYAGVKDWVEATLARARKDGYVTTLLHRRRYLPEINASNGNLRAFAERTAMNTPIQGTSADLIKVAMREVAAWMAKSGGRARLLLQVHDDLLFEAPPGELSTLAPAVKRVMESAVPLDVPVVVDVKTGPNWADLKKERAGA; encoded by the coding sequence GTGACAAGTCCCGCCCGCCAAACCCTCTGCCTCATCGACGCCCACGGCTATCTCCACCGGGCGTACCACGCCCTGTCGCGGATGGGCCGTCCGATGACGAATTCCCGGGGCGAGCCCACCGGCGCCCTCTTCGGTTTCGCCAAGCTGCTGATCAAAATTCTCCGGGAGAACCGACCCGACCGCGTGGCGGTTTGTTTCGACGCGCCCGGGCCGACCTTCCGCCACCGGGCCTACGCCGAGTACAAGGCGCACCGGAAAGAGATTGAGCCGGACCTGAAGTTTCAGCTGCCCCTCGCCCAGGACCTGGTTCGGGCCTGGGGGCTGCCGATGGTCGTCAAACCCGGCTACGAAGCCGACGATTTGATCGCCACCCTGGCCGCGCGGGGGGTGCGGGACGGTTTTGACGTGTTGGTCGTCACCGGGGACAAGGACGCCCTTCAGCTCGTGGACGACCGCGTCTCGGTCTTGAACGAGGCCAAAAACATCGTCTACACCCCGGCGGAGGTGGAGAAAAAATACGGCCTGCGGCCCGACCAGCTCGTGGATTATTTCGCCTTGACGGGGGACGCGTCGGACAACGTGCCCGGCGTCCCCGGCGTGGGGGAAAAGACGGCGACCAAGCTTTTACAAGAATTCGCCACCCTGGAGGCGATCTACCGCCAACCCGACCGGGTCCCGGAAAAAGTCCGACAAAAACTTCTGGACCACCGGAACGACGCCGAGATGAGCCGCCGGTTGGTGGTGTTGGACCGGGAGGCCCCCATCGACGATAAACCCGCCGATTGCCGTCCGCCCGAGGGGTCGCGGCCCGCGCTGATGGATTTTCTGCGGCGGTATGAATTTAATTCCCTGTTGGTCGAACTGGGTGGCGGGCCGCGCCCGACCCCCGCGGTCCGTCCGTCCGGGACCCGGACCGACGGTGTTTCGGCGGCGGTTGAACTTCCGGCCCGCCCCGCGCCCGCGGCGGCCGCCCCGCCGGTGGAACGGCGGGTCCGTACCGTCCTCACCCCCGCGGATTTAAAAGACCTGGCGGCGGACATTGGGGGCGCCGATCAATTGGCCGTGGACGTGGAAACCACCGGATTGGACCCCTTCGCCTGTGCGTTGGTCGGGATCGCCCTCTCCACGCGGCCCGGGGAAGCCTGGTATGTCCCGGTCGGCCATCGCCTTCTGGGGGAGCCGCCCTCCTGGCCCCTGGACAAAATTCGCCCCGTTCTCGGCCCCCCGTTGGCCGACCCGAAAATTCCCAAAGTGGGACAAAACCTCAAATTCGACGGGCACGTGTTGGAGCGCCACGGGTTGCCCCTGGCCGGTGTCGCCTTCGACACGCTGGTCGCGTCCTATTGCCTCAATCCGTCCCGCCCGAACCACGGCTTAAAAACCCTGGCGTTGGATTTGTTGGGCGAGTCCATGACGCCCATTGAAAATCTCATCGGTTCCGGCGTCAAGGCGCTTACCATGGACCAAGTGCCCATCGAGCGGGCCGCGGCCTACGCCGGCGCCGACGCCGAAGTCACCTTGCGTCTCAAGGCGTTGATGGAAAAAGACCTTCGAGACCAGAAAATGGAACGGCTCTTTTATGACGTGGAAATGCCCCTGGTGGGCATCCTGGCGGACATGGAAACCGCGGGGCTGGGGCTCAACGTGCCCTACCTGCAAAAACTGTCCCGGGAGTTCGGCGACGCCCTGTCGGGCCTGGAAAAAGAGATTCACGGGTTGGCCGGGGAAACCTTCAACGTCAATTCGCCCAAACAATTGGCCGTCGTGCTTTTTGAAAAATTGAAATTGCCGGTGGTGCGGAAAACCAAAACGGGGTATTCGACGGACGAGGAAGTCCTGCGGAAATTGTCGGACCGGCACCCCCTGCCCGCCCGGATGGTGGCCTACCGGGAACTGGCGAAACTCAAATCCACCTACGTCGACGGACTCCTGGAACTGGTCGATCCCAAAACCCACCGGGTTCACACGCGATTAAACCAGGCCGTGGCCGCCACGGGGCGGTTGTCCTCGAGCGATCCCAATCTTCAAAACATCCCCATCCGAACGGAGGAAGGCCGTAAAATCCGCCGGGCCTTCGTGCCCGCCGAGGGGAATCTTTTTCTGTCGGCGGATTACTCCCAGATCGATCTTCGGGTGCTCGCCCACATGTCGGGGGACCCCGCGCTGGTCCGGGCCTTCCGCCGGGGGGAGGACATTCACGCGGCGACCGCCCGGGATATTTTCGACCTCGGGGCCGACGCCCCCGTCACCGATGAGCAACGGCGCGTCGCCAAGTCGGTCAACTTCGGCATCGTGTACGGTCAAACCCCCTTCGGGCTGTCCCAGCAGCTGGGCCTTCCTCTCCCCCAGGCCCAGGATTACATCCGGCGCTACCTGGAGAAATACGCGGGCGTAAAAGACTGGGTGGAAGCCACCTTGGCGCGGGCGCGGAAGGACGGCTACGTCACCACGCTTCTCCACCGCCGACGGTACCTCCCGGAGATCAACGCTTCCAACGGCAACCTGCGCGCCTTTGCCGAGCGCACGGCCATGAACACCCCGATCCAGGGGACCAGCGCGGACCTGATCAAGGTGGCCATGCGGGAGGTGGCGGCGTGGATGGCCAAAAGCGGCGGGCGGGCCCGCCTGTTGCTCCAGGTTCACGACGATTTGCTTTTCGAAGCTCCCCCGGGGGAATTGTCGACGTTGGCCCCGGCGGTGAAACGGGTGATGGAGTCCGCCGTGCCGCTCGACGTTCCCGTGGTCGTGGACGTGAAGACGGGCCCCAATTGGGCGGACTTGAAAAAAGAGAGAGCCGGCGCGTGA
- the mutM gene encoding bifunctional DNA-formamidopyrimidine glycosylase/DNA-(apurinic or apyrimidinic site) lyase: MPELPEVETIRRDLAALLAGQTILAVRVRDPRAVQGFGPDGAPRRAVEPGDFAGRLVGRRIADVRRRGKYLAIVLSDGVLLAHLRMTGQLIWGPPSARARVVLEFRGTPTVLNYCDTRRFGELWTVDALADDPALAALGPEPLEDFDVDAWGRALRRSDARVQSALLDQHRIAGLGNIYVTEALFLTGVRPTRRCGRLSPSEIPPLVANIRRVLSDGLRHRGVSFRDYRDARGERGQARATLNVYGKAGRPCPRCRSVLRGVKVNGRGTVFCARCQE, encoded by the coding sequence GTGCCTGAACTTCCCGAAGTCGAAACCATTCGCCGGGACTTGGCCGCGCTGTTGGCGGGCCAAACCATCTTGGCCGTCCGGGTTCGGGATCCCCGGGCGGTCCAGGGGTTCGGCCCCGACGGAGCGCCGCGGCGCGCCGTCGAACCCGGGGACTTCGCCGGGCGCCTCGTCGGCCGACGGATCGCCGACGTCCGGCGACGGGGAAAATACCTGGCGATCGTTTTGTCGGACGGAGTTTTGCTGGCCCATTTGCGGATGACCGGCCAATTGATCTGGGGGCCGCCGTCGGCCCGGGCCCGGGTCGTTCTCGAATTTCGGGGAACGCCGACGGTGCTCAATTATTGCGACACGCGCCGTTTCGGGGAGCTCTGGACCGTGGACGCTTTGGCCGACGACCCCGCTCTGGCCGCCCTGGGACCGGAGCCCCTGGAGGATTTCGACGTCGACGCCTGGGGGCGGGCGCTCCGCCGGTCGGACGCCCGCGTGCAATCCGCCCTGCTCGATCAACACCGGATTGCCGGGTTGGGGAATATTTACGTGACCGAGGCGTTGTTTTTGACGGGCGTTCGGCCCACGCGCCGTTGCGGGCGACTTTCCCCCTCGGAGATTCCACCGTTGGTGGCAAACATCCGCCGGGTCCTGTCGGACGGTCTCCGCCACCGGGGCGTGTCGTTTCGGGACTACCGGGACGCCCGGGGCGAGCGGGGTCAAGCCCGGGCGACCCTGAACGTTTACGGAAAGGCGGGGCGGCCCTGCCCCCGCTGCCGCTCGGTTCTGCGGGGCGTGAAAGTGAACGGGCGGGGAACGGTTTTTTGCGCGAGGTGCCAAGAATGA
- a CDS encoding dephospho-CoA kinase codes for MKKKIRVIGLTGGLGSGKSTVAAALRARRIPVVDADRIVRRALAPGGAAHARVVRLFGPGGGGPGRPLDRKKIAAVIFSDPPLRRRLEGILHPLVAREIRRAIARRPKLLVLDVPLLFESGLHRLADATAVVWAPWPLRYRRVVRSGRLTASDARRREAVQMPLAEKKRRADYVIDNRGTLQDLAREIGRFLEAIKK; via the coding sequence ATGAAAAAAAAGATTCGCGTGATCGGCCTGACCGGCGGGTTGGGCTCCGGAAAATCCACGGTGGCGGCGGCCCTGCGGGCCCGGCGAATCCCGGTGGTGGACGCGGATCGAATAGTCCGGCGGGCTTTGGCGCCGGGCGGCGCGGCCCACGCCCGGGTGGTCCGCTTGTTCGGCCCGGGGGGCGGGGGTCCGGGGCGTCCCCTGGACCGAAAAAAAATCGCCGCCGTTATTTTTTCCGACCCCCCCTTAAGACGCCGACTGGAGGGAATTCTTCATCCGCTGGTCGCGCGGGAAATCCGCCGGGCGATCGCCCGGCGCCCCAAGTTGCTTGTGCTCGACGTTCCGCTTCTCTTTGAAAGCGGCCTTCACCGTTTGGCCGACGCGACCGCCGTGGTTTGGGCGCCTTGGCCTCTGCGGTATCGGCGGGTGGTTCGAAGCGGCCGGTTGACCGCGTCGGACGCTCGCCGTCGGGAAGCCGTCCAAATGCCCCTGGCGGAAAAAAAACGGCGGGCGGATTACGTGATCGATAACCGCGGGACTCTCCAGGACTTGGCTCGAGAAATAGGACGATTTCTAGAGGCGATAAAAAAATAA
- a CDS encoding isocitrate/isopropylmalate dehydrogenase family protein — protein MTTHNVTLIPGDGTGPEISATVQKVLDATGVKIAWDVVEAGADVVEKYGTPLPDNVLASIRKNKVALKGPLTTPIGTGFRSVNVALRKELDLYACLRPCKSYAGVRSRYEKIDLVVVRENTEDLYAGVEYEAGTKEAKEIIGWAKGKIFPDAAISIKPISRTGTERIVKFAFDYAVAHKRRKVTAVTKANIMKYTDGLFFQVAQEVAKKYPGIEYEERLIDNMCMQLVQKPELYDVICLPNLYGDILSDLCAGLIGGLGIAPGANHGKDIALFEAVHGSAPKYKGMNKVNPTAVLLSGVLMLEHLGEKAAAQKLEAAIAAVIAEGKSVTYDLKPQPTDPTAVGTSQMGDAIIRAMKK, from the coding sequence ATGACCACCCACAACGTAACGCTCATTCCCGGCGACGGCACGGGGCCCGAAATCTCCGCCACGGTTCAGAAAGTGTTGGACGCCACCGGCGTCAAAATCGCTTGGGACGTCGTGGAGGCCGGGGCCGATGTCGTCGAAAAATACGGCACCCCGCTCCCCGATAACGTGCTGGCCTCCATCCGGAAAAACAAAGTCGCCCTGAAAGGCCCCCTCACGACTCCCATCGGCACGGGGTTTCGCTCGGTCAACGTCGCCCTCCGAAAAGAACTCGACCTCTACGCCTGCCTCCGCCCCTGCAAGTCCTACGCGGGCGTCCGGTCCCGCTACGAGAAGATCGACTTGGTCGTGGTTCGGGAGAACACCGAAGATCTCTACGCCGGGGTCGAATACGAGGCCGGAACGAAGGAAGCGAAGGAAATCATCGGCTGGGCCAAAGGAAAAATTTTTCCCGACGCCGCCATCTCCATCAAGCCCATCTCCCGCACGGGCACCGAACGGATCGTGAAATTCGCCTTCGACTACGCCGTGGCCCACAAACGGCGGAAAGTCACCGCCGTGACCAAGGCCAACATCATGAAGTACACCGACGGCCTCTTCTTCCAGGTCGCCCAGGAAGTCGCCAAAAAATACCCCGGCATCGAATACGAGGAACGGCTGATCGACAACATGTGCATGCAGTTGGTGCAAAAGCCCGAGCTCTACGACGTGATCTGCCTGCCGAACCTCTACGGCGACATCCTCTCGGACCTCTGCGCCGGCTTGATCGGCGGCCTGGGCATCGCCCCGGGCGCCAATCACGGCAAGGACATCGCGCTTTTTGAGGCGGTCCACGGCTCCGCCCCCAAATACAAGGGGATGAACAAGGTGAACCCCACGGCCGTCCTGCTCTCCGGCGTTTTGATGCTGGAGCACCTGGGCGAAAAAGCCGCGGCGCAGAAACTCGAAGCCGCCATCGCCGCCGTGATCGCCGAAGGAAAGTCGGTGACCTACGATCTCAAGCCCCAACCCACCGATCCCACCGCCGTCGGTACGAGCCAAATGGGCGATGCCATCATTCGGGCCATGAAGAAATGA
- a CDS encoding PorV/PorQ family protein, with amino-acid sequence MRKLFLATIGMVLGVGGAFAGDGSSTAGFLNLPSSSRLAGLGEAGLALVDGSQGLGVNPASLGRFKGQGVGLTHGIYVDESALEDLTYARATKAGAFGVGVRYFSAGKIDELDTTGATVGSFTPSDLALTAGYGRALKYLKVGGAVKYIRSKLVDSASTITLDLGIESRPLLQKKLRLALVGQNLIGSLKYETEKSDLPRMIRAGGTYSVKDPWDVALDFGFPKDGDTEWSLGTEYRLRMAEPWGVALRTGYNSRRADVSGGEGFALGLGVKRNKMTVDYAYVPFGDIGSTHWITIGWAW; translated from the coding sequence ATGAGAAAACTTTTTTTAGCGACGATCGGGATGGTCCTCGGGGTGGGAGGGGCCTTCGCCGGGGACGGAAGTTCGACGGCGGGGTTTTTAAACCTGCCCTCCTCGAGTCGGCTGGCGGGGTTGGGGGAAGCGGGGCTGGCGTTGGTCGACGGATCCCAAGGCCTTGGCGTGAACCCGGCGAGTTTGGGGCGGTTTAAGGGGCAGGGAGTGGGTTTGACCCACGGGATCTACGTGGACGAAAGCGCCCTGGAAGACCTGACCTACGCCCGGGCGACGAAGGCGGGGGCGTTCGGGGTGGGGGTTCGGTATTTTTCGGCGGGGAAGATCGACGAATTGGACACGACGGGGGCGACGGTGGGGAGCTTTACGCCAAGCGACTTGGCCCTGACGGCGGGGTATGGCCGTGCGCTGAAGTATTTGAAAGTGGGCGGGGCCGTGAAATACATTCGGTCGAAGCTGGTGGACAGCGCGAGCACGATCACCCTGGACCTGGGGATCGAGTCCAGGCCCCTGCTGCAAAAGAAACTGCGGCTGGCGCTGGTGGGACAGAACCTCATTGGGAGTTTGAAGTATGAGACGGAGAAAAGCGACCTGCCGCGGATGATCCGCGCGGGCGGGACGTACAGCGTGAAGGACCCCTGGGACGTGGCGTTGGATTTTGGATTTCCCAAGGACGGGGACACCGAATGGTCCCTGGGGACGGAGTATCGATTAAGAATGGCCGAGCCCTGGGGCGTGGCCCTCCGGACCGGCTACAACAGCCGCCGTGCCGACGTGAGCGGGGGGGAAGGATTCGCCTTGGGTTTGGGCGTTAAACGGAACAAAATGACGGTGGACTACGCCTACGTGCCCTTCGGCGACATCGGATCGACCCATTGGATTACGATCGGGTGGGCCTGGTGA
- the ndk gene encoding nucleoside-diphosphate kinase yields MSAELSCVIVKPDGVGKALVGKILGRLEEEGFRLLAVRMVRPTVPTMSEFYAEHRGKPFYDGLMKFMTSGPFVVTAWTGENAIARIRALVGATDPRKAAPGTLRATWGTDNRRNLIHASDSPASGQRETALFFTPAELAPYDPQRWAAEDMAPPKI; encoded by the coding sequence GTGAGCGCGGAACTGTCCTGCGTCATCGTCAAGCCCGACGGGGTGGGGAAAGCCCTGGTGGGGAAGATATTGGGCCGGCTGGAGGAGGAAGGGTTTCGCCTGTTGGCGGTCCGAATGGTTCGTCCCACGGTGCCGACCATGTCCGAATTCTACGCCGAACATCGCGGGAAACCTTTTTACGACGGTTTGATGAAGTTTATGACCTCGGGGCCCTTCGTAGTCACGGCGTGGACGGGGGAGAACGCCATCGCCCGCATTCGGGCCCTGGTGGGCGCCACGGACCCCCGAAAAGCCGCGCCGGGAACCCTTCGGGCGACCTGGGGAACGGACAATCGCCGAAATTTGATCCACGCCTCGGACTCCCCCGCCAGCGGCCAGCGGGAAACGGCGCTCTTTTTCACCCCCGCCGAATTGGCCCCCTACGACCCCCAACGCTGGGCCGCCGAGGACATGGCGCCACCGAAAATTTAA
- a CDS encoding NifU family protein encodes MVHVIETQATPNPDSLKFITDAALVAKGALSFESTDTAKGHPLAEAIFASGPVASVFVMDRFVTITKFPDADWPLIKPRLVAAIETTAAPTVAEGAAAATGSTDEKLALINAVIDENVRPALAGDGGGLEVLEFSDNVLTVHYQGACGSCASATSGTLYAIQNLLQRMVDPKIQVVSV; translated from the coding sequence ATGGTTCACGTGATTGAAACCCAAGCCACCCCCAACCCCGATTCACTCAAATTCATCACCGACGCCGCGTTGGTCGCCAAAGGCGCGCTGTCCTTTGAATCGACCGACACCGCCAAGGGCCACCCCTTGGCCGAAGCGATTTTCGCCTCGGGCCCCGTGGCCTCGGTGTTCGTCATGGACCGGTTCGTCACGATCACCAAATTTCCGGACGCCGACTGGCCCTTGATCAAACCCCGGCTCGTGGCCGCCATCGAAACCACCGCGGCGCCGACCGTCGCCGAGGGCGCGGCCGCGGCAACGGGCTCCACGGACGAAAAACTGGCCCTCATCAACGCGGTGATCGATGAGAACGTGCGCCCGGCCTTGGCCGGAGACGGCGGGGGGTTGGAAGTGTTGGAATTTTCGGACAACGTGTTGACGGTGCACTACCAGGGGGCCTGCGGAAGCTGCGCCAGCGCGACCTCGGGAACCCTTTACGCCATCCAAAACCTTCTCCAGCGGATGGTGGACCCCAAGATTCAGGTGGTGTCGGTTTAA
- the rho gene encoding transcription termination factor Rho, with amino-acid sequence MESHTHTPHPHPASAGGTHKPLNAEALTKASMSEIIKIGEDLKIPAVAGMRKQEAIARILEAQARDSNNGAIVKGGVLEVLQDGFGFLRSPDYNYLPGPDDIYISPSQIKKFGLRKGDTVTGQVRPPKDQERFFALLQVQTINGEPVEKAIHRPLFDNLTPLYPQNRINLETKKDEINTRILNLVTPIGKGQRALIVAPPRTGKTIFLQKIANSITENHPEIDLIVLLIDERPEEVTDMQRSVKGEVISSTFDEPQDRHVQVAEMVLEKARRQVECGKDVLILLDSITRLARAYNSVTPSSGRVLSGGIDANTMERPKRFFGAARNIEEGGSLTIIATALVETNSRMDDVIFEEFKGRGNMEVYLDRKLADRRVFPAIDIHRSGTRKEELLLSPDELNKVWILRKVLSSLSPVDAMELLIDKVGATKSNKDFLRSMELSSMEK; translated from the coding sequence ATGGAGTCACACACCCACACCCCCCATCCCCACCCGGCGTCCGCCGGCGGGACCCACAAGCCCCTGAACGCCGAGGCCCTGACCAAGGCGTCCATGTCCGAAATCATCAAGATCGGCGAGGATTTGAAAATCCCCGCCGTCGCCGGCATGCGGAAACAGGAGGCCATCGCGCGCATTCTGGAAGCCCAGGCCCGGGATTCCAACAACGGCGCGATCGTGAAGGGCGGCGTGTTGGAAGTGCTTCAAGACGGTTTCGGTTTTTTGCGGAGCCCCGACTACAATTACCTGCCGGGTCCGGACGATATTTATATTTCGCCCAGCCAGATCAAGAAGTTCGGCCTGCGCAAGGGCGACACCGTCACCGGCCAGGTCCGACCGCCCAAGGACCAGGAGCGCTTTTTCGCCTTGTTGCAGGTCCAGACCATCAACGGCGAGCCCGTCGAGAAAGCCATTCACCGGCCTCTCTTCGACAATCTGACGCCCCTTTACCCCCAAAACCGGATCAACCTGGAAACCAAAAAAGACGAGATCAACACCCGGATTCTGAACCTCGTGACGCCCATCGGCAAAGGCCAGCGCGCGTTGATCGTCGCCCCGCCCCGGACCGGCAAGACGATCTTTCTTCAGAAGATCGCCAACTCCATCACGGAGAACCACCCCGAAATCGACCTGATCGTCCTGTTGATCGACGAACGCCCCGAAGAAGTCACCGACATGCAGCGGAGCGTGAAGGGCGAGGTCATCAGCTCGACCTTCGACGAACCCCAGGACCGCCACGTGCAGGTGGCCGAGATGGTGTTGGAAAAAGCCCGCCGGCAGGTGGAGTGCGGCAAGGACGTTTTGATCCTGCTGGACTCGATCACCCGGCTGGCCCGGGCCTACAACTCGGTCACCCCGAGTTCCGGCCGCGTGCTGTCGGGCGGCATCGACGCCAACACCATGGAGCGGCCGAAGCGGTTCTTCGGCGCCGCCCGGAACATCGAAGAGGGCGGGTCGCTCACCATCATCGCCACCGCGCTGGTCGAAACCAACAGCCGGATGGACGACGTGATCTTTGAAGAATTCAAAGGCCGTGGGAACATGGAAGTTTATTTGGACCGGAAACTGGCCGACCGCCGCGTGTTTCCCGCCATCGACATCCACCGGTCGGGCACCCGGAAAGAAGAATTGCTCCTTTCCCCGGACGAGCTCAATAAAGTGTGGATTCTCCGCAAAGTGCTCTCCAGCCTCTCGCCGGTGGACGCCATGGAACTCCTCATCGACAAGGTGGGGGCGACGAAGTCCAACAAGGATTTCCTGCGGTCCATGGAACTGTCCAGCATGGAGAAATAA
- a CDS encoding M23 family metallopeptidase — translation MRRQTDVLVGGIFAAAALVVTLAPVGGASFQFSAGESPAFSESYLLTVARGPAGPSPETFQTLSDMGRVVVGQYEVRPQDTLASIAATYGSTADYLRSTNHLESTKLPPGKTLLVHSGKGMLYQVREKKGRPESLRQIAQRYNRSAVEIARANRLPGVALLGDFELADGSVLFLPGVRLRFTDYMVPVAWVPGRRMISSGFGVRRHPLLRTRRFHTGLDMPRPFGFPVKASREGTVIFCGWRGGYGKLVIIKHQGGLRTWYGHLSQIDVAEGQRVTKGHPVGRVGATGLATGPHLHFEVRDRFGNSLNPKKFIF, via the coding sequence ATGCGTCGACAAACCGATGTCCTGGTGGGAGGCATTTTCGCGGCCGCGGCGCTGGTGGTCACCCTGGCGCCGGTGGGCGGAGCGTCGTTTCAATTCAGCGCGGGCGAATCTCCGGCGTTCTCGGAATCCTACCTGCTGACCGTGGCGCGCGGGCCCGCCGGGCCCTCCCCGGAAACCTTTCAAACCTTAAGCGATATGGGTCGCGTGGTCGTCGGCCAGTACGAAGTCCGGCCCCAGGACACTCTCGCGAGCATCGCCGCCACCTACGGTTCAACGGCGGACTACCTCCGAAGCACCAACCATTTGGAATCCACCAAGCTCCCGCCCGGCAAAACCCTGCTGGTTCACAGCGGCAAAGGCATGCTTTATCAAGTCCGGGAGAAAAAAGGACGGCCCGAAAGCCTTCGGCAGATTGCCCAGCGTTACAATCGGTCGGCGGTGGAGATCGCCCGGGCCAATCGGCTTCCCGGGGTCGCCTTGCTCGGCGATTTCGAATTGGCGGACGGCAGCGTGCTTTTCTTGCCGGGAGTGCGCTTGCGATTCACCGATTACATGGTCCCGGTCGCCTGGGTTCCCGGTCGGCGTATGATTTCTTCCGGATTCGGCGTCCGCCGCCATCCGTTGCTCCGAACCCGGCGTTTCCACACGGGCCTCGACATGCCCCGCCCCTTCGGTTTTCCCGTCAAAGCCTCGCGGGAAGGCACCGTCATTTTTTGCGGGTGGCGGGGCGGCTACGGCAAACTCGTGATCATCAAACACCAGGGCGGTCTGCGCACCTGGTACGGCCATCTTTCCCAAATTGACGTCGCCGAGGGCCAGCGCGTGACCAAGGGCCACCCGGTGGGCCGGGTCGGCGCCACGGGGTTGGCCACGGGGCCCCACCTCCACTTCGAAGTGCGGGACCGTTTCGGCAATTCCCTCAACCCCAAAAAGTTCATTTTTTAG
- the rpmE gene encoding 50S ribosomal protein L31 — MKEGIHPNYNTVTVACACGNSFVTRSTASQIRLEICSACHPFYTGRQKLVDTAGRVERFEKRYAATGGKTIVRKPAAKKAAAPARPAAKKADKVLRTAPKAGANKPKPKSEKTAVKAGK; from the coding sequence ATGAAAGAAGGCATTCACCCCAATTACAATACCGTCACCGTGGCCTGCGCCTGCGGGAACAGCTTTGTGACGCGGTCCACCGCGTCCCAGATCCGTCTTGAAATTTGCTCCGCCTGCCACCCGTTCTACACGGGCCGGCAAAAACTCGTGGACACCGCCGGTCGCGTGGAGCGCTTTGAGAAGCGTTACGCCGCCACCGGGGGCAAGACGATCGTCCGCAAGCCCGCCGCCAAAAAAGCGGCCGCTCCGGCCCGTCCCGCGGCCAAAAAAGCCGACAAGGTCCTCCGCACCGCGCCCAAGGCCGGCGCCAACAAACCGAAACCCAAAAGCGAAAAAACCGCCGTTAAGGCCGGTAAGTAG